Part of the Sodalinema gerasimenkoae IPPAS B-353 genome is shown below.
CAGCAAATACGTGGTGCGGCGTCGCCGGAAGACCTCCAAACGGAGCCGGGGCGGACGCGAGAGCTAGTACAGTCTCACGCTTTTGTCAAGCTAAATTTGGCGGATCCGCCAAATTTAGGGTCAAGCTTTGTTTCATCTGCTGGACATCCCCCGTTTACACTCCCGTTTGGAATACCTATGAGTCGATCGCTAAAAAAGGGCCCCTTCATCGCCGATAGCTTGATGAAGAAACTCGAAGCCCTCAACGCCAAAAACGAAAAACAGGTCATCAAGACCTGGTCTCGTGCCTCGACCATCGTGCCGCAAATGATCGGACATACCATCGCCGTCCATAACGGACGCGCTCATGTCCCCGTTTACGTCAACGAACAAATGGTCGGACACAAACTTGGAGAATTCGCCCCAACGCGCACCTTCCGAGGTCACGCCAAAAGCGACAAAAAAGTCCGCCGATAACCTGAAAACGAGTAAGGAGAAGCCTGATGGCTGTCGATACCAGTGAACAAGTGAAGGCGATCGCGCGTTACGTCCGCATGTCCCCCAAAAAAGTGCGTCGTGTCCTCGACCAAGTTCGAGGCCGTTCCTATCGGGAAGCACTGATTATCCTGGAGTTCATGCCCTACCGCGCCTGTGAGCCTGTACTGAAAGTCCTACGCTCCGCCGTGGCTAACGCCGAGCATAACCTAGGACTTGACCCCCAAACCCTAGTGGTGAGCGAAGCCTTCGCCGACGAAGGCCCCGGTCTAAAACGCTACCGCCCCCGCGCCCAGGGTCGCGCCTATGCCATTCGCCGACCCACCTGCCATATCACTGTGGCAGTTGCGCCTGACTACGAAGAAGACTAAGAGAGGACTCGACACTCGTGGGACAAAAGATTCACCCAACAGGTTTTCGCCTTGGGATTACCCAAGAGCACCGCTCGCGGTGGTTTGCCGATAGCAAACGCTATCCCGAACTCCTACGCGAAGACCGTCTAATTCGGGACTACATCAGTAAAAATCTTAATAACGCCGGCATTTCCGAAGTCCACATCGAGCGCAAAGCCGATCAAGTGGACCTCGAAATTCGCACCGCTCGTCCCGGTGTGGTCGTCGGTCGCGGCGGCAGTGGCATTGAGAGCTTACGAACCAATCTGCAAGCCCAACTCGGTGGCAGCAACCGCCAAATCCGCATCAACGTCGTTGAAGTGGCTCGGGTTGACGCAGATTCTGCCCTAATCGCTGAATACATCGCCCAGCAACTCGAACGTCGGGTTTCCTTCCGCCGGGTTGTGCGCCAAGCCATTCAACGGGCCCAGCGCGCTGGCGTCGAAGGCATCAAAGTTCAAGTGTCTGGGCGGCTCAACGGTGCAGAAATTGCCCGAACCGAATGGACGCGCGAAGGTCGTGTTCCCCTGCATACCCTGCGGGCAGACATTGACTATAGCTACCGTACCGCTCGCACCGTGTACGGCATCCTAGGGGTCAAAGTTTGGATTTTTAAAGGTGAAATCCTACCCGGACAAACCGATAAACCCGCTCCGAGCGCCCCTCAACCCCGTCGTCGCCAACAGCGTCGTCGCCAGTTTGAAGACCGTTCCAACGAAGGATAAACCTCACCCATTGCCTCGGCACTGGTGATACCCATCCTGCCCTTGTCCACCGTTTGATCCGTTGATCATGCTCAGTCCCAAACGTACTAAATTCCGCAAACAACATCGCGGACGGATGCGCGGCTTAGCAACCCGTGGGAACACCGTTGATTTCGGTGATTTCGGACTCCAGGCCCTTGAACCGTCCTGGATTACCTCTCGCCAAATCGAAGCCAGCCGTCGTGCTATGACCCGCTATATCCGACGCGGGGGAAAAATCTGGATTCGCCTGTTCCCGGATAAACCCGTGACCATGCGCCCCGCTGAAACCCGGATGGGTTCAGGTAAAGGGAACCCTGAATTTTGGGTTGCCGTGGTTAAACCCGGTCGCATGATGTTTGAAATCGCCGGGGTTCCCGAAGAAACCGCTCGGGAGGCGATGCGCTTGGCATCCTTTAAATTGCCCATCAAGACCAAGTTTATCAAGCGCGAAGGAGAGTAAACTCACTATGGCTCTACCCCAAATCGAAGAGGTTCGTAACCTCTCCCCAGAGGACATCGCCGAGCAGGTTCTTCAGGTGAAAAAACAATTGTTCGACCTGCGCTTACAACAAGCCACCGGACAGTTGGAGAAAACCCACCAGTTCAAACACCTGCGCCATCGTTTAGCTCAACTGCTAACTGTGGAAGGGGAACTCAAGCGGCAAGCGGCTGCTCAAGCTGCTCCTCAAGCGGACTCTGAGGTTTCGACCGAATCCACCACCTCGGTTGTGGAAGCTAGCGAAACCCCAGCCTCCTCTGAGGCCACCGCTGACGCTACGGCTGAAGAAGCTCCCGCTGAAGAAGCCACCGCTGAAGAGGAGTAGGACCAGTTAAGTTCACTGTGATCCTTCACCCCCCTGACACATCTCTCATCCCCATTTGTTATGGCAGTTAAAGAAAGAATCGGCACCGTCGTCAGCAGCAAAATGGATAAAACCGTCGTTGTTGCTGTCGAAACTCGGGTTCCTCACCCCAAATATGGGAAAACGATGGTTCAAACTCGTCGCTATAAAGCCCATGACGAGGACAACAACTGCAACGAAGGCGATCGCGTCCGTATTCGCGAATCCCGCCCTCTGAGCAAAGAAAAACGCTGGGTAATCGTCGAAACCCTCAGCCACGCCAGCGGAGTTTAACTCTCCCCTGAGCCATTCCCTTGTTCACCGAACCCCCCATAAGGGAGACTGACCGTGATTCAAAAAGAAACCTACCTCAATGTAGCTGACAACAGCGGGGCGCGGAAGCTCATGTGCATCCGTGTCCTCGGGGGGAATCGTCGTTATGCCCACGTTGGCGATACCGTAATCGCCGTCGTCAAAGACGCACTTCCCAATATGCCCATCAAAAAATCCGACATCGTGCGCGCCGTCATCGTCCGCACCCGTAAAAATCTCTTGCGGGAAAGTGGTATGAGCATTCGCTTCGATGACAACGCTGCTGTGATTGTCAACCCTGAAGGAAATCCCAGAGGGACTCGGGTTTTCGGACCCGTTGCCCGTGAACTCCGGGAAAGAAACTTCACCAAAATTGTATCCCTCGCGCCGGAGGTCCTATAAATGGCTAAAAAACAACGCCAAACTACCCCCGTCCGCCACAAAATGCACGTCAAAACTGGCGATACCGTCCAACTGATCGCCGGCAAAGACAAAGGTAAAGTGGGCGAAGTCCTGCGAGCCATCCCTGAAACCAGTCAGGTGATTGTCAAAGGTGTCAACATTCGCACCAAGCATGTCAAACCCACCCAAGAGGGTGAATCCGGTAGCATCAATACCTATGAAGCTCCGGTTCACAGCTCCAACGTCATGCTCTACTCCAATAAAGAAAAAGTAGCCAGTCGGGCTTGCTATACCTTTACCGAAGACGGTCGTAAAGTCAGAAAGCTCAAAAAAACCGGCGAAATCATTGACTAAATATCCACTCGGGCGATCGCACCCCGGACTCAGTCCTGACCCAGACCAGGACATCATCCAGACATCACGATCATGACACAGCGACTCAAAACCCTCTACTTAGAGACCATTGTTCCGAAACTCAAATCCGAGTTTAACTACGAGAACATCCACCAAGTCCCCCGACTCTCCAAAATCACCGTCAACCGAGGCTTAGGGGAAGCGTCCCAAAACGCCAAAGCCCTCGAGTCTTCTCAGCGGGAACTCGCCGTTATCACCGGACAAAAACCCGTGGTGACGCGCGCTAAAAAATCCATTGCTGGCTTCAAAGTCCGCGAAGGAATGCCCGTTGGGGTGATGGTGACCCTACGTCGAGAACGGATGTATGCCTTTCTCGATCGCTTGATCAGCATTTCCTTACCCCGGATTCGTGACTTTCGTGGCATTAGTCCCAAAAGTTTTGATGGTCGAGGCAACTACACCCTCGGGGTCCGTGAACAATTGATCTTCCCCGAAGTAGATTACGACAGTATTGACCAGTTGCGGGGAATGGACATCTCCATTGTCACCACAGCCAACACCGACGAAGAAGGTCGTGCGTTGCTTAAGGAAATGGGAATGCCCTTCCGCAGTAATTGAGGCAGGTTAGATAAGAGGAAACTATGGCGGCTAACGACACCATTGCAGATATGCTGACGCGCATTCGCAATTCCACCTTGGCGCGGCACGACACGACGCAAGTGCCGTCCACCAAGATGACGCGCAGCATTGCCCAAGTCTTACAGGACGAAGGCTTCATTTCGAATTTCACAGAAGACGGCGAAGGCATCAACCGCCATCTCGTCATCTCACTCAAGTACAAAGGCAAACATCGTCAACCCACCATCAAGAAGCTTAAGCGCGTCAGTAAGCCGGGCTTACGAGTTTATTCCAACCGGAAAGAACTCCCTCGCATCTTGGGCGGAATCGGTGTTGCCATCATTTCCACCTCCCACGGGATCATGACCGATCGCGAGGCCCGTCGCCAAGGCGTTGGCGGAGAAGTTCTCTGCTACGTCTACTAGACGCAACCGCTAGTTGACCGTCTCTCATCCCATTTCACCCGTAAGACAACCGCAGAGAAACCGCAATGTCTCGAATTGGCAAACGTCCTATACCCGTTCCTAAGAACGTCACCGTCAACCTTGACGGACAAGCTGTTTCCGTCAAAGGTCCTCTAGGAGAACTCTCACGGGACTTCCCCCGTGAAGTCAGCTTCACTCAAGAAGACGACGGAACGATTCTCGTTCAACGTCGCGATGAGTCCCGTCCATCCCGCGCTCGTCACGGACTGAGCCGCACCCTCCTGGCCAACATGGTCGATGGAGTCTCCAAAGGCTTTGAACGGCGACTCGAAATCCAAGGCGTGGGCTATCGCGCCCAAGTCCAAGGGCGGAAACTGATTCTCAATGTTGGCTACAGTCAACCCTTTGAACTCAATCCTCCCGAGGGCATTGATATCAGCGTCGAAAACAACACCAACGTCATTGTTAAAGGGATTAACAAAGAAGTTGTTGGTAACGTCGCGGCTCAAATTCGTGGCGTACGTCCCCCTGAAGTCTACAAAGGCAAAGGGATTCGCTACGCTGGCGAACAAGTCCGTCGTAAGGCCGGGAAAGCCGGGAAGAAATAATTTCCTCTGGCGATGCCCTCAGGCTTTTAATTTTCCTTTACCTCCAGGCTTTTCAAACGCCGATTCCCTATTGTCACTATGAAACTGACCCGAAAGCAGTCCACCCATCGCCGACATCGTCGGATTCGCCGTAAAGTGCAGGGAACTACGGAACGCCCGAGAGTGGCTGTCTTCCGTTCCAACCAGCACATCTATGTCCAGGCGATTGATGATACTCAACATCACACCCTAGCCACCGCTTCCACCCTCGATCCCGATTTACGGGCCAACCTCTCGGGGAGTGCCACCTGTGAAGCCTCGGCAAAAGTTGGTGAGCTTCTCGCCAAACGCCTTAAGGACAAAGGCATCGATAAAGTTGTATTCGATCGCGGGGGCAACCTCTATCACGGTCGAGTGCAGGCCTTAGCTGAAGCCGCTCGTGAAGCTGGTCTTCAGTTCTAAGACGTCTCTCAAACGTACTACGCACGATAGGATCCAACATGGCAGAACAACGCGATCGTCGCAAAAAAGGCAACCGTAACCGCGAAAAAGACTCCGAATGGCAAGAGCGCGTCGTCCAAATTCGCCGCGTCACCAAAGTGGTTAAAGGCGGTAAAAAACTCAGCTTCCGCGCCATTGTTGTCGTTGGCAATGAACGAGGACAAGTGGGAGTAGGGGTTGGCAAAGCCGGTGATGTCATCGGTGCCGTCAAAAAAGGCGTTGCCGATGCCAGAAAACACACCGTAACCGTTCCTCTAAACAAAGCCAGTTCCATCCCCCACCGGGTGAATGGAGAAGCCGGTGGTGCTCGCGTGATGATACGTCCTGCGTCTGCTGGTACTGGGGTAATTGCCGGCGGTGCCGTTCGTACCGTCCTCGAACTCGCAGGCGTTCGTAACATCCTCGCCAAACAACTCGGGTCGAGTAATCCCCTAAACAATGCTCGCGCCGCTGTCGATGGACTCTCGGCCCTGCGTACCTTTGGTGATGTGGCCAAAGAACGGGATATTCCCTTAGAGCAAGTCTTTTCCTAAAGGCATTTCTCAACACCCCGTCGGCATCACCCACGCCCTCAATCCGGTTAACAGTTGACCCCAGGGTTCGCTGTTCACTTGCGGGCGACCCCATGGGCCCGGCCCAAGCAAACTGTTCACTGTTCACTGTTATACATCATGAGATTACAAGACGTTCAGCCGCAACCCGGCTCTAAAAAACGCCGCCGTCGTCTCGGTCGTGGGATTGCTGCCGGACAAGGGGCAAGCTGCGGCAAAGGAATGCGCGGCCAAAAGTCTCGTTCCGGTGGCGGAACCCGACCGGGATTTGAAGGGGGGCAAATGCCCTTATACCGCCGAGTGCCGAAACTCAAGCACTTTACGGTCATCAATCCCAAACAGTACACTATTGTTAATGTGGGTCAACTGGCTTCGTTTACAGCGAACAGTGACGTGACCTTAGCCTCCGTGCTTGATGCGAACATTGTTAATTCTCAGCAAGGTCCGCTCAAAATCTTAGGTGATGGCGAGTTAACGGTTGCTCTAACCGTAACAGCTGCTGCCTTTACTCGAAGTGCCCGTCAAAAAATTGAAGCGGCTGGCGGTCGCTGTGAACTCGTTACTGGGAACACCTCTGACAACGGCACTCAAGCTGACAACGCCGAGTAATTGCCGAGTGATTCAAGGGCACGGAGTATTCAATCGACGCTCACAGGTATCAGCTAGAGGTTCCCGTTATGGTAGTCAATCGAGAAAAAGCGCCAACGGCTCAGGAAACATTTATGCAGATGGCCCAGGCGGCCGGTCTTCGTGGCCGTATCCTGGTGACCATTGGCTTAATTTTTGTGGTCCGCTTGGGAATTTATCTTCCAGTTCCCGGCATTGACCGAGTGCGTTTTGCCGCCGATTTGCAGGGTAGCCCCTTTTTGGGACTCCTGGATGCGTTTTCGGGGGGAGGCTTGCAAACCTTAGGGATTTTCGCCCTGGGGATTTTGCCCTTTATTAACGCCTCGATCGCCATTCAGCTTCTGACGGCGGCGTTGCCAACGTTGGAAGATTTACAAAAAAATGAGGGAGAAGCGGGACGGCGCAAGATTTCCCAAATTACTCGTTACATTGCCCTCGGGGTGGCGGTGCTGC
Proteins encoded:
- the rpsS gene encoding 30S ribosomal protein S19; the protein is MSRSLKKGPFIADSLMKKLEALNAKNEKQVIKTWSRASTIVPQMIGHTIAVHNGRAHVPVYVNEQMVGHKLGEFAPTRTFRGHAKSDKKVRR
- the rplV gene encoding 50S ribosomal protein L22; the encoded protein is MAVDTSEQVKAIARYVRMSPKKVRRVLDQVRGRSYREALIILEFMPYRACEPVLKVLRSAVANAEHNLGLDPQTLVVSEAFADEGPGLKRYRPRAQGRAYAIRRPTCHITVAVAPDYEED
- the rpsC gene encoding 30S ribosomal protein S3, which gives rise to MGQKIHPTGFRLGITQEHRSRWFADSKRYPELLREDRLIRDYISKNLNNAGISEVHIERKADQVDLEIRTARPGVVVGRGGSGIESLRTNLQAQLGGSNRQIRINVVEVARVDADSALIAEYIAQQLERRVSFRRVVRQAIQRAQRAGVEGIKVQVSGRLNGAEIARTEWTREGRVPLHTLRADIDYSYRTARTVYGILGVKVWIFKGEILPGQTDKPAPSAPQPRRRQQRRRQFEDRSNEG
- the rplP gene encoding 50S ribosomal protein L16, with protein sequence MLSPKRTKFRKQHRGRMRGLATRGNTVDFGDFGLQALEPSWITSRQIEASRRAMTRYIRRGGKIWIRLFPDKPVTMRPAETRMGSGKGNPEFWVAVVKPGRMMFEIAGVPEETAREAMRLASFKLPIKTKFIKREGE
- the rpmC gene encoding 50S ribosomal protein L29, with product MALPQIEEVRNLSPEDIAEQVLQVKKQLFDLRLQQATGQLEKTHQFKHLRHRLAQLLTVEGELKRQAAAQAAPQADSEVSTESTTSVVEASETPASSEATADATAEEAPAEEATAEEE
- the rpsQ gene encoding 30S ribosomal protein S17, whose protein sequence is MAVKERIGTVVSSKMDKTVVVAVETRVPHPKYGKTMVQTRRYKAHDEDNNCNEGDRVRIRESRPLSKEKRWVIVETLSHASGV
- the rplN gene encoding 50S ribosomal protein L14, yielding MIQKETYLNVADNSGARKLMCIRVLGGNRRYAHVGDTVIAVVKDALPNMPIKKSDIVRAVIVRTRKNLLRESGMSIRFDDNAAVIVNPEGNPRGTRVFGPVARELRERNFTKIVSLAPEVL
- the rplX gene encoding 50S ribosomal protein L24 — its product is MAKKQRQTTPVRHKMHVKTGDTVQLIAGKDKGKVGEVLRAIPETSQVIVKGVNIRTKHVKPTQEGESGSINTYEAPVHSSNVMLYSNKEKVASRACYTFTEDGRKVRKLKKTGEIID
- the rplE gene encoding 50S ribosomal protein L5: MTQRLKTLYLETIVPKLKSEFNYENIHQVPRLSKITVNRGLGEASQNAKALESSQRELAVITGQKPVVTRAKKSIAGFKVREGMPVGVMVTLRRERMYAFLDRLISISLPRIRDFRGISPKSFDGRGNYTLGVREQLIFPEVDYDSIDQLRGMDISIVTTANTDEEGRALLKEMGMPFRSN
- the rpsH gene encoding 30S ribosomal protein S8, encoding MAANDTIADMLTRIRNSTLARHDTTQVPSTKMTRSIAQVLQDEGFISNFTEDGEGINRHLVISLKYKGKHRQPTIKKLKRVSKPGLRVYSNRKELPRILGGIGVAIISTSHGIMTDREARRQGVGGEVLCYVY
- the rplF gene encoding 50S ribosomal protein L6, producing MSRIGKRPIPVPKNVTVNLDGQAVSVKGPLGELSRDFPREVSFTQEDDGTILVQRRDESRPSRARHGLSRTLLANMVDGVSKGFERRLEIQGVGYRAQVQGRKLILNVGYSQPFELNPPEGIDISVENNTNVIVKGINKEVVGNVAAQIRGVRPPEVYKGKGIRYAGEQVRRKAGKAGKK
- the rplR gene encoding 50S ribosomal protein L18; protein product: MKLTRKQSTHRRHRRIRRKVQGTTERPRVAVFRSNQHIYVQAIDDTQHHTLATASTLDPDLRANLSGSATCEASAKVGELLAKRLKDKGIDKVVFDRGGNLYHGRVQALAEAAREAGLQF
- the rpsE gene encoding 30S ribosomal protein S5, producing the protein MAEQRDRRKKGNRNREKDSEWQERVVQIRRVTKVVKGGKKLSFRAIVVVGNERGQVGVGVGKAGDVIGAVKKGVADARKHTVTVPLNKASSIPHRVNGEAGGARVMIRPASAGTGVIAGGAVRTVLELAGVRNILAKQLGSSNPLNNARAAVDGLSALRTFGDVAKERDIPLEQVFS
- the rplO gene encoding 50S ribosomal protein L15; the protein is MRLQDVQPQPGSKKRRRRLGRGIAAGQGASCGKGMRGQKSRSGGGTRPGFEGGQMPLYRRVPKLKHFTVINPKQYTIVNVGQLASFTANSDVTLASVLDANIVNSQQGPLKILGDGELTVALTVTAAAFTRSARQKIEAAGGRCELVTGNTSDNGTQADNAE